GAATTGCTTCATGTTCTTCTCAGGTTGCTGCGAGAGAAAGCATCAAGTTTTCTCCTTGATGATTTCTACAGGACTCCAGGAGGCATTCAATATGAAGGCCCGGGTTGCAATGCAAAACCcatcacattgaccattgaGAACCAAGACTACATGGGCGACATTGAGATACTGAAAGACTGTCTCAGCAAGGTGCACTCTGAAACCCTGTGCATTTTCATGTCCCTCAGTAGTTTCAGATGCAACTTGTGCTAGAACTAGCCCTTCTAACAATAACATGCCTACTGTTGCACACCCAGGTGAGGACGATGGTGAAGCCTGGATGCTCGCGGGAGGTTCTGAAGGCGGCGATAAGCTCGATGCTGTCGGTGACCGACGTGCTGACGGTGATGTCGCACCCGCTCAACGCCGAGCTGCCGCTCTACCATTTCAACTGAGCGTTGTAGAGAATAAGGTCCAGTTTTGTAACACACCGGGAGAGACTGGCGTATTGGGCTACTGGTATTTGGTAGCTTCATCCACTTTCATTTTCATTTCTGTTCGTTGCTGGGAGTGAGAACCACTGGAGTTTTCATGTCAATAAACATCGAAAACGGTAGTTGATCCTGAAGTGCAGCTATTTTCAGGATCTGAAATGCATGTTCTGTAATATGGTGTTTTGCAGCCTTGGAGCTCAGATCCATCTGATCGAATCATGTGGTGTTATGCCAATCGAAATGGAACTTTGTATATAACTCCctttggtaaaaaaatatatgacgtTTTGCACACGGTCTAATCAAAGTTTGTAAACTTTGACAATCAATGGATTTcaaaatacttaattaatgatAAATCCCATGAAATTGTGTGCAGTTGAAAACTTATTCGAATAAAATGTTATAGCCAAGTCACACGTCGAAAACCTTCAAAATGAGTGTCAATTTCTTCTACCTAAGGGGATATTTCAAATTTCATTCTCACAATTACCACACAGTTCATTCTGGGCCTGATATATCTGTGCTCCCATCCATTTTCATGGAACCATCAAATTTTAGTAGGCCGTATTAGTACAACGGTCTGAAAAATGCGCATGTACATAAGGTTGGGGCAGCAAGCTTGTGCGGGCAGGCAGATGTGGTATGAACATGAACAGCATTTGAGATGAGCTGGGTTTTaagggcttttttttttccttagagaTGTTCAgccccatcggatggcctaataagccaaagaaaatgacaaattttgaattttcaagcttaattttaatattgattttgacatattttcaatgtcgtttttttttcaacattggcttttaagtctcaaagaacatatttataaaacttttacccacaaattcatttttatttcctaataagctattttggcttattaggaaataagccaaacgatggggaccgTTCAGAATTAATGGCGTTAAGACCCTTTTTTCCTTGCTTATAAGGGACTGATTCATTCCCTTATAAATTTTTTCCCGAAGGAATCGGTCTCCCATATGGACAGTATTTCTCAAAttaaataacaatattttcatatttctttAAGTTGAAATAACTTCTTGTATtttggagaggagagagatcggtGGAAGTTATTTTATTAGGGGTGAGCCTCCTTGATACTACTTGATGGGTTCCAAATATTTAAACAATTTTTCATGGGTTGATAtaataagagcaagtataatagtgagctataagttTACTATAAGCTTACGTGGAGAAGAGAGGTAACAAAAAAATTAagagtgttggctctcatgtaagagctagcttaacacaaactTTAAGACAAATACATttatgtataagtgagagatagagagaggagaagaaaattgtaactaaccttatagctaatctattatatacgtTGGTTTTAAGATGGGCTAATAGTAAGAAGTGAGCTATATTATTATTCTTGCTCTAAAAGTGGAGGTGGAGACGGAGTACCTCGGCTTCAACTATACGCTAATGTTAACTTCGATATCTTCCATTAATATGCATGAAAAGATGACCGCCTTACAtattaagagaaaaaaagatgtaAGGATATGTTGCTGTCGGTAAAACTTAAACTTTTATGGAAAAGCCAcaagaaattaaagaaaatattttatctGTTTTCAATATGCATGTTGGTGTTTGAAGCACATATTGTAAGATaagtaaatatttttcttagcGGGCCTCGCTTTAAGGTTCAAGAAGAGATTTCTCTATAGTATTTCCTattaaatgaaaagaaaaatggcTCGCTCCCAACTTATGATCTCCATTTGCCTTAAACATTAGGAAGGATAGCCTGCCTGCTATGGCAAAGAACAACAGCAATGGGCATTAGCCCTTACCCTCCACCACCCATTCATAGATCAATGGATAAGATTCATTGCTACAACTCGTGAACAATGAAAAGAAGCATGGTTTGTATGGTACTTGGGGCATCGTTCAGTAAActcatactctctccgtttctaaatatctgacgccgttgatttttttaaatatgtttgactattcgtcttattcaaagaattaaagtaattattaattctttccctatcatttgattcattgttaaatatacttatatatacatatagtattacatatttcacaaaagtttttgaataagatgaacagtcaaatatgtgctaaaaagtcaacggtgtcaaatatttagaaacggagggagtatattattataGCTACAATGTCTATTTGCCCTACTATAGAGAGGACTTGGATCCCACGGAATGTTCTAGGTTGGAAATGTCAAAGGAGATTGATGTAAATTTGTGGGCTGGTTGGTTTTTGCCTAACTTAGCCTTACCAATTTCTGTCAACGCCAAATTTTGAGAAGTTTTAACATGGTTAACCTTGACAAGGTAAAGTTATGTTTGGATTGAAACCAAAATAGTCTAAGTTAACTATTGAAATGACATATTTTTTTAGGCTTagcaaaatttggcttcaaaccaaataaacataaacactattgaaattgtcaAATATTAGTAAATTTGGCTTCAATTCTCCCTTCACAAAATTTCCAGAGCGAGGGCACTGGATGAGGgcagattctgcctgtaaatTTCGACTGCCCAGTTAAGATCAAACGGTCACGACTGATCTCGTGTTTTTTACATGCTGCGATGAGTGACTGATCATAACACGGAAACATTACTAACATCTCTACCGGTTTGTAACTTCACGAATTAGAAACACATGGGATTGCTGGATTCATTTTCAAGCAGAGGCAAAGCAAAACATGGAAAATTCAAGCACGGTATCATTCACTCCCAAAACATCTGAAAAACAGTTGCTTCTACCATTACATTTATCCTAACACAATAGAGgaagaacagaagaaaaaaaaaagggaataaaGTGCCTTGAACTGCTTTTATTCTTCTTATAATGCCCGCCTGGTGCTCGTCGCCGATGCCCCATCATATATTACGCAGCTACCTGCAGGGCAAGGCAAGGCAGGTCAATAAAGATTAccaaaaatgtaaatatttagAGCGTTTTATAATGTGGTAGATGCATAGTATCCAAACATGTAAGTTTGCAGGTTCTAACTTGATTGTTGCATTTGCATTCTTACTTTTTTCTTACCAACTCCTAGAAAtgttgcataatttttttattaaaaatgaaCAGAGGTTTATGAACTGCAGGCCTGCAGCCACAGTGGTGTTCGTAGAGGGATGGATAACTTACTTCATATAACTGTTCCGCTAGGGAGCAAAGCATCCTTGATCACGGTAACAATGCCACTTTTGATGAAGTATCCATCAGTCTCTCTTGCAGCTTCTTGGACATTGTCAACATTGATTATCTGCATCCATGAGTCAATTGTTGTTACATACAGTTACGCAGAAAGCAGTTTTACGTTTAGAAGAACATAGAGATGCAAGATTTTGCAATGCAAttatttttcctacaaagcaTATTTATAATTACAAGGTGCGGGCTTTAGATGATAAAATTGTTCAAGTCTTGAGAAGTTCATGCACAAGCAGAAGCAGGTCCAGCTGTAAGAAAACAACAGGATCTGGAAAACAGTATCCGTAATGAAACATGAATGGTTATGCGCAGGGTTTTTAGCAGCACCGCGAAGCACACATAGATGTCCTGTTCTATGCTTTCAGTGTTTAGTTTTTTGTTTGCAATAAAGTGATATATCAATACCTGAATTCTCTTTTATGCTAGGAATTATAGTTAGATTAATTCATTCCAAGAACAATGGGGAAAATACTTATCCACTCAAAGATATCGTTATagcaaaattatattatataagccATCTTGCATGCAAAATGATAAAAGATCATTGCAAGtccatttattagtaagaactaACTAACTTCTAGTAAAATCGAACCAGAAACTTAAAGGAGAAGAGATGAGAAATACTGAATAGtaaaattcattaaaaaaagtaagaacatataaacatattaaATGCTTAACGATAAGAAAATCAATTTGGAATACCTTCACATTATCTCCAATACGAGCATTCTTGTCGATGATTGCCCTTCTAATGTGGCAATTCTTCCCAATACCAATGGGAATGCCACCTTTTTCACCAAGGAGTTTCTTGTCTGCTTCAGTCTGGTGaaccagaaaaaggaaaaagaaagggatAAATTCTCTTATTTTCTCTGACAGAGGCATATTATACATGCACTTATTTTACCTCGTAGTAGTCAGCTCCCATGAGTAATGAGTCCTCTATTATTGCGCCTTCAGAAATGCAGGACCGGAGTCCAACTACTGAATGGTGTATCTTACAGTTCTACAAGGACGAAAAGTGAAAGTTGCAGCATGATAAATTACTTTGAAGGAAATGTAAAAAAAGATAGACCATAGAAACTACAGGAGGTTTTGAATTATAACATACAAACACAACATACTTACTTTAATAACACACCCTTCACCAATGACACTGTCTGTCACATCAGCATCAAGAACCTTCGAAGGAGGCAAGTGTCGAGGTTGTGTATAAATTGGAGCAGACCGGTCATAGAAACTGCAGATATTTTGATGGTATATTTTATATCATAAGGAGACAATTATAAATTCACATGCTTCAAATTCCATAATCTTCAGCCACAGCAAGGTGTAAAAATTGAAAGCATACCTGAAATCTGGTACAGGCTTTTTCGTTATTCCCAGATTTGCATTATAGAATGCCTCAATGGTACCAATGTCTTCCCAGTAACCATCATACAAGTAAGCTTGTACCTGCAGACAACAAAAATAGATTCTTATGCAGCAAATATAGCACATGACCTACAAGTaataaaaaagtaatttattacataTGCCATGACAATATTTCAGTGAGAGAAGGTCAAATGCTAACAATCATAAAAGCAGCAGTAATAAactgaagaaaacaaaaggctACTAAACAGCGAGCTTTCCATACCCTCATTCCGATGTTTGTTGCACCTGGAATGACTTCACTTCCAAAGTCATTAGCTCCAGGAAATTGTTCACGGAGGAGCTGAAGCATTACATTTTTACTAATCACATAGATACCCATGCTAGCAATATAAGGCATTTCCTTTGCCCTCACGTCGTCAAGGCCAAGTATGGTAGTGTCAACCTACAAGACGAAAATAGGCAACAAAATGAGTTTTGATATGGAAGTATGTGGTGTAATAACTGATATCTCACAACTGTATATCACAAGTTAGCAAGAAAGGCACGTCATTTGCATACCATCATTGCTTTCAATTGTTCTCCTTTTGGTTTCTCTGCAAATTCAACTATTCTCCCTTCCTCGTCAATTTTCATGAGGCCGAATGCAGTTGCACGTTTCTCATCCATTGGCAGGGCAGCAACAGTAATATCAGAATCTGTTTCTCTGTGTGCCTGAATGAACTTTTCATAGTCCATGCGGTAAAGGTGATCTCCAGCCAGAATTAGAAACTCCATAACATTATGCTCCTCAAATAGCCATAAGTACTGTCTTACAGCATCTGCAGTACCCTGAGGTCAGAATATAAAACAAAATCAGTACTTGTATAAGATAGATTGGGATCCTACAAACACAGCCATCTTCAGTAACTAACTGAAATGACAAGTGTTGCCTGTGCATTACAAATTAGAATGTAATAATATGCCTGGATTGGTACGTACTAGCAGAAATTATGTGCATGTATGCTCTAGCGTTCAAAATCTAAAGAAGAAATTCTGATGCATACTAAATTACAACTCATGaatcttgatttgttttttcttttactgaGAAACAATTATACTGGCAATTCTGAGTATGCATACCACACTAATCATTTTCCTATACTAATTGACAAATAGTAACTAAACTTGTTCATGACTGGACTTGGAACACAAATGCAAAAGCACTCATTGGAACAAATTTATTCACAGTTTTCAAATGCCTAGTTGAGTTTAGAATCGTTTTTAAGATGCTAGCAGGAGTCAAGAAAATTCCCAATGAAATAATTTGCAATGTTAAAAAATGTAAACTGTTAGAATCGAAGACATCAGACTTAATGATAAGGAtgaattttattattatagAGAATGCTTTGGAGTGGAAAAGAAATATGCAATGCCCAAAGGTAGATGTACATTTGACATCAAACAAAACACTTTGATATTGAGTATGATACCTGAAACCAGTTAGGATTATCTGGGCTCTGCTGTGCAGCGAGTACTTCAACGAACCCTTCATTCTTGTACCCGCCAATGTTGTTCCCATAGGCTCTTGACAGGTGACGGTTCAGAGAGGCAGAGTTGAATTGTGTCAGCACATAGATCTTGGATATGTTGCTGTTCAAACAGTTGCTGACAGGGATATCAATAAGCCTGTAGTTGGCACCCAGAGGCACGGCAGGCTTGGCACGCTTCTTGGTGAGGGGATACAATCTAGTCCCTGCACCACCTCCAAGAATGATTCCAAGCACACTCTGCAccaacaaaagaagagcatcgGTAGAGATAATTATCCAACAAAAACGATGAGTGGGGCAAAATCTTGTCTTAAAAAAGATTATCGTGCAATTTGAATTTAGAGATCCTTAGAAAGCAATGGTCATGGTGTATGTACTACTGAAAATTCTGTGTCAAACCTCAATGATTAAAAACATTTGGGAAGAGAATTGTTTTGAATGATATATAATGGTCCAGCTACCACCTGATCTGATTGCGCAACAGTTTAAAAGCCCCAAAACCATAGAACATGACAAGTTGTTACCAATTTCTTATGTTCTCCCACCCACAAAATCTTACTCCTCAACCACTAACAATCCTACGATTGCCACATTTATTGGAAATAAACAATTAAGGAACCACGAAAACGTCCAAAATGGAAGGACAAGACGCCAACCGCATTTGCGCATCTAAactattaaaaagaaaaagaagaaaaaaaaatccatctccGCGCGAGTCAGATTCCCCAccaaaacaacgcaaccacacGACGGATCAGAGAAGCAGCGAGGTGTGCAGAGAAGCGGCCGCCATTAAATTATCCCATCGCCCTCGGTGGCGTGGTCGCGATGGCGCGCGTACCGTGCTGGCGTCCGGGTCGAGGCAGGTCTGCGAGCTCTTGGAGTCGGACACCGCGCGCGGGGAGAAGACgagcggccgcctccgcctccccgccgaagaggaggaggaggaggaggaggccacccctcgcggccgccgcggccggccttccgcgacgaggaggcggagcgAGTCGCACGATGTGgatgcggcggcgtgggcggcgtggTAGGGGGAGGCCACGCCCATGGctgccgccatcgccattgcggtgaggcgcgggcgcgggcgcgggtcACGGGGTCCCTGCGGGGGTGGCCGCGTGcggggtggagaagacgagAAGAGATCAAGGAAGTGAGGCCAGTGGTGAGTGGACAGATTGTCTAGTGGGGTAGCCCTGCCTCGTGTCGTGTGGCTGTGTGTAAATCtcacccctttttttttcttcttttatatcttaaatttcagaaaactacagTTAACTATCAGTTTGTTGCAACATTAATGATCTATTTAAGTTTGTTGCAACAATAGCGtggaaaattatcacaaaactataactttGATGTGATATACTGCTACAGGACATGTAGGT
The Oryza glaberrima chromosome 8, OglaRS2, whole genome shotgun sequence DNA segment above includes these coding regions:
- the LOC127782456 gene encoding glucose-1-phosphate adenylyltransferase small subunit 2, chloroplastic/amyloplastic/cytosolic; amino-acid sequence: MAMAAAMGVASPYHAAHAAASTSCDSLRLLVAEGRPRRPRGVASSSSSSSSAGRRRRPLVFSPRAVSDSKSSQTCLDPDASTSVLGIILGGGAGTRLYPLTKKRAKPAVPLGANYRLIDIPVSNCLNSNISKIYVLTQFNSASLNRHLSRAYGNNIGGYKNEGFVEVLAAQQSPDNPNWFQGTADAVRQYLWLFEEHNVMEFLILAGDHLYRMDYEKFIQAHRETDSDITVAALPMDEKRATAFGLMKIDEEGRIVEFAEKPKGEQLKAMMVDTTILGLDDVRAKEMPYIASMGIYVISKNVMLQLLREQFPGANDFGSEVIPGATNIGMRVQAYLYDGYWEDIGTIEAFYNANLGITKKPVPDFSFYDRSAPIYTQPRHLPPSKVLDADVTDSVIGEGCVIKNCKIHHSVVGLRSCISEGAIIEDSLLMGADYYETEADKKLLGEKGGIPIGIGKNCHIRRAIIDKNARIGDNVKIINVDNVQEAARETDGYFIKSGIVTVIKDALLPSGTVI